The sequence below is a genomic window from Hippocampus zosterae strain Florida chromosome 7, ASM2543408v3, whole genome shotgun sequence.
ATCCGCAAGTACCAGAAGAGCACCGAGCTTCTCTTCAGAAAGGCGCCCTTCTCTCGCCTGGTGAGGTGTCGTCGGCTCACGAGTTAGCTTCTTGGTTTATCGCCTCATGTGCAAAATCCACCCCACAGGTTCGTGAAGTGTGCCAGGCTTACGACAGAGGTGCCCTCCGGTGGCAAGTCTTCGCTCTGATGGCGCTTCAGGAGGTAAGGTTGCCCAAGGGGCCCAAAGGTCACACTTAGGCCGCCATCTTGGTGGTACCCGCGCAGCTGCTCAGCGCTCCAAATTCCCTTCCACATCAGTTTGCTTGATGGAACCACACAGTAGCCACATCAAAAGCATGCCACTGAATGACACTTTGAGCCCGAGTCTTTGCTTTGAAGTGTCTTCCTGATACCCAGCTCCACCCGAACCCATGAAACAAAAAGAGTGTGCATCGTTCGCTTGCGTGTTGACGGCGTGTTGGGATCCTTGCAGGCGGCCGAGGCCTTTTTGGTGATGTTGTTCTCCGACGCCAACCTTTGTGCCATCCACGCCAAGCGTGTCACCCTGTTTCCCCGCGACCTCCAGCTGGCCCGACGCATCCGCGGCACCCAATGCACGTGAGGCGGCCATGCGGCGGCGCGAGCACTGGACGCTGACCGCCCAACCCAGCCCGTGTCCTCGAAATCCTTCAAATTGCCAACTTTGTGTTTTCCCAATAAAGTCATGTGACAATGGGGTGGATCATTTCTTGGCCCCGCCCAGCCAGCCAACCAGGTGACTGCTCCGTTTGCCGTGTCAAAGGGGACATTTTGGCCCCGtctcacccccccaacccccaccccccccaaccgaCGCTTCCCTGATGACGTCGGGTCTCGGACACGACAACTGCATCCCCGCAGCTCTAACGTCAAACAAATAAAGGATGCGCGTCGCCATCATTGCTGTTTGTCGGTGTGGTTTGTCCCTGCTCTCATTGTGATCATGTGACCACATAAGCCAATCAGAACGCTTGTTTGATGACGCAGCCCAACTCATTCAGTAGTGGGGAAATTTGACTCCCAAAGGAAAGTTTGTCAGACCCGATGGACGCAGTCGCGCTTTTACCTTCTTCTGGAAGCCGCGAAGTGAAAAGCGGCGCTCACGTGTTTTGGACTTGGCTTTTGACTGGTCGGCTTTGCCAATCGAAGCATTGTGAGGTTGAGAACTTTGCCTTgacttggccgccggaccgAAGATCCTTCCGACGCGCCCTCAAGTGTATCAGTCCCAACGCACTTTGCCGATAAGCGAATGACTTGGAACTCCGTCGCTGGGTTCACAAGGATTTGCCGACTCTTGAGTCACCAACCACCGCGACGGGATTTTCGATGAGCCCTCCGCCATACAGGCTCATGGCTTCTATCGGGAAATGAGTCGCTCATTCCCAGCGCAGTGGCCATCTTCGAGCCGGGCCACCCGCAAGGACATTTGGAAGGGCAAAGCCTTGTTGTGCCTGCTGGGCGTCTTGGAGATGTTTTTGTGCTGACGAGCATGTTAATGAGTTGCCGTCTCGCCACCAACGCAAATCAAGCCGCTAATTAGGCCAAAGAGTGCTCGTTGGGAGGCGCCTGCAACCAAAATGGCTCAAAAGGCTCGCCAGCGTGCGTcagcggggcggggggtgacgCCCACCGTTGACCTCCTGTGGCAGATCGCCTTTAAAAAGGGTCGGCAGGCCGGCGCCGGAGAACGCCGCCGCTGCACCGAGCCGAGCCCATGACGGTAAGGAAGCTTTATCTATTCCAACGGAAACGAGACGTCAGCCTCATCGCATCCTTGCGTCTTGTTGGTTTTGAACCTGCGAGCCCCAATCGTTCAAAAGATAGCAATTGGAGTCTTGAAAAGTTTCCCTGTGGGTGCAGTCGGTACTTGTTCCAGATGTTTGACTTCCAATTCAAATGTCTGAGCCTGCGCCTGTATTTGCCTGCTCGGTTGTGTGGGCAGTGGTCCTGATGT
It includes:
- the LOC127603549 gene encoding histone H3-like centromeric protein A; the encoded protein is MRHDSSSSRRKASHPQRRPPPSPAATPRGHRPPSSPQPGPSGAGPSPRRRRYRPGTKALMEIRKYQKSTELLFRKAPFSRLVREVCQAYDRGALRWQVFALMALQEAAEAFLVMLFSDANLCAIHAKRVTLFPRDLQLARRIRGTQCT